The Lycium ferocissimum isolate CSIRO_LF1 chromosome 8, AGI_CSIRO_Lferr_CH_V1, whole genome shotgun sequence DNA segment TCTGGAGCTGATTGATATTTTCGTCCTTTTTTATCGTCTGCCAGAACCAaccataaaaaaattaaaaagaagacaACAAAGACATGAATACATTTTCATTCAGCAATTCACATCAAACTCATCGCTTAGAAATTCAACCAAATCAGGACGAACAGTTTATTAACTAGTGCAACATGCTTAAAACCTGTTAACCCGTTAAATCACTGTAGATTACTCCATGAACCTCTCGAACAAATTAAGTCAATGAAAGAGAGAACTTATAGCCTATTAGCTATGCTGCAGAAGACTACCAAACCCACCTAAGCAGTATTTATCAATTAGAAATGAGCTCATAGAACTCATCTATCATctactctctctttttttttttttttttttttgggcgacCAGTCAGCTTTTAGCAGCAAGGCAAATGCTATCTTTCTTGACTATGCTATTCCAAAAAAACAGTTTTCAATCACttccccccccccaaccccaccccacccgaGCTTTAATTTCCATATGCTACCATCTCATGATAATGGGATTTGTTATCCAGTGTATCTATGACAAGAAGCAATTAAACATCCTAAACAATCGGATGGAGATGCTAAGCACGACCAAGGCCTTGACAGTCTAATAGACCCTCTCTTCCCCTTTAATTAATTCTCATTATTTACCACAATGCTATTCACATGCCAGCAACTCATGTAGTCATGTATACAATTCCATCAAGGAAACATGCAAGCTCCCATATGAGGATGACGTATCcaaagttgaaaaagaaaaaatattccCGTGCTGCAAGATCTTAATATTGCCTGCTTACCTGAAGCTCGAGATCTTTCAACTTGTGTTTGGCACAAGAAAGAGTGTCCAGCGCATTTTGCACTTCACATTTGAGAATGTCGTTACCTCTGACTGCTGCTGCCAGATCAGCCTGAAGTTGCTCTATATCCATCTCCTTAGAATAAAGCTTCTCCCTTAACATAGTTGTCAGCAAAGTCTCTGATTTGAGCTCTGATTGTTTAATTTCCTaaaacaaaaccaaacaaagagctagcaaaatcaatcaacaacacatgAGCATGACAAACAGCTTTCAAAATAACAGCACCAACTTACATCTGGTTTCTGAGAATCCGAATTTACTGGGTAGGACTTCTCACTTATCACAGATGATACTGTCTGCAAACTGCCTGTCAGAGTTTCAATTCCCCTCTTAAGACCCTGCATCTTTACATTGCATTCAATCAAGAATTGACCATCAATTCCCCCGTTTTGTCTGACATTTTCTTTTGTGTACTCTAATAGCTTTCCACATAGCTGGCTGCTCTCTCTAAGCAAATTGAGCCCCTGATTCTGCAAGCAGCAAACACGATTGCATAATTCCTGATCTAGCTTAAAAGTTGAGAACCCGCCCTCCTTTCCGCTGCCTCTTAAACGATTCAATAAGCTAATATTTTCATGACGTAGAGAATCGATTTCGATCCTACAAGACTCCACCTCCTTCCTTAAAGCACGCTCCACGCCTACCAATCTTATTTGCTCTACTTGCGACTTCTCCAACTGGTTGTCGTAGTTTGCTGGACTCTTCTTGCCAACATCCTCACAAAATCCTCGTAGACTGTCAATTGTCTTCTCTTGTTCATTGCAAGTCCGTTGCAATCTAGCAATAGATCTGTGCAGGTCCTCACATTCTTTAACCTTTTCCTGGTAGTTTTCCTGGACATATTCTCGATCGTCTTGAGCTACTCGATAATCCTCATGTAACTGAGAAAGCTGCTGCCTTAGATTTTGATTCTCCTCCGACACCTCATCTATTCTCTTAGACAAATCTTCGAGTTCTTTCTCCGAAGATGATATCTTGCTTCTATTATCTACTTCCTTCTCGTTAAACGAAGAGACTTCCCTTTGTAGAGAGACATTCTGCTCTGCAAGCTCCCTCACCCTTTCACGGAGTTTGTGTTCTTCAATTTGATATTTCTCAAGTTTTAGAGACCACTCGCTGGATCTTCTATCCAACTCCTGTTCCAGTGCTGATTGTAACTCATTCTTTTCTGTCTCCAACCTTCGGGTCCGTGAATCTAATTCTGCCTGCAATAGTCTAGCTTCTTCCTTGGCAGAAGCCCTTTCAGCAACTTGATTCCGTAGCATGCTTGAAACTTCAAATGCCATTTGTACCTTCTCCTCTGTCAAGCTTCTAATAGTCTGAATCAACACTGGAACACTAAGGCCTCTGCCGTGAAGAAAGTTTCTGTCTTCAAGCTCTTCTGACAGCAACACAGCACGCTCCTCAGCTTCCTTAAGTTTTCTCAATAACACCAAATCTGAATCGTCTTCTGTTCCCAAATATTTTCTCTCACCAAAGCCTGGAATCTCTTCATGGTTATATTCGTAGGTCCTACCATTAGAATCATCTGCCGAACAGCTCTTCCGGGGAACACCATCAGAACATACACTTGGACATCTACTTAAATTTCCACTGTAGATATCTTCAATAGTAATTGGACCATCGGAATCAAAATCTTCTGGACTTATTTTCGCCAGTGACCGAGACTGAGAGAGCCTCTCAACCACCATCTTTGCAAGTTTTCGCGGAGATTCATTTTCAAAACCTATCTCACCAAACTCTCCAGATGTAAAAGAAAGTTTAGACGGCTTTGTTTCTCTGAAAGATTGAGATATCGGTCTCTGCTTCCTGACATCAGGTAGTGGCGAACCAGGAGCAGTAAGGTGAACTCTTGGAGGCAATTGTCTGCTTTCCTGCTCTTGCTCCCCATCTATATACCGATCTAAAACCTTGCTAGAGACATTACTGGAGCAATGAG contains these protein-coding regions:
- the LOC132068153 gene encoding uncharacterized protein LOC132068153; this translates as MKKFFFFRTSSSDANNNRSPPSSDSIGKSQSRKEVSSPCLRRSLSLSSGSFYDSGKKNFRDPSRSPCHSKKVHPKKSGRDSCRGRTRTPERQPPESFFQTCDAENGYLVGKHSGASFRTHHYDHPSESSSHCSSNVSSKVLDRYIDGEQEQESRQLPPRVHLTAPGSPLPDVRKQRPISQSFRETKPSKLSFTSGEFGEIGFENESPRKLAKMVVERLSQSRSLAKISPEDFDSDGPITIEDIYSGNLSRCPSVCSDGVPRKSCSADDSNGRTYEYNHEEIPGFGERKYLGTEDDSDLVLLRKLKEAEERAVLLSEELEDRNFLHGRGLSVPVLIQTIRSLTEEKVQMAFEVSSMLRNQVAERASAKEEARLLQAELDSRTRRLETEKNELQSALEQELDRRSSEWSLKLEKYQIEEHKLRERVRELAEQNVSLQREVSSFNEKEVDNRSKISSSEKELEDLSKRIDEVSEENQNLRQQLSQLHEDYRVAQDDREYVQENYQEKVKECEDLHRSIARLQRTCNEQEKTIDSLRGFCEDVGKKSPANYDNQLEKSQVEQIRLVGVERALRKEVESCRIEIDSLRHENISLLNRLRGSGKEGGFSTFKLDQELCNRVCCLQNQGLNLLRESSQLCGKLLEYTKENVRQNGGIDGQFLIECNVKMQGLKRGIETLTGSLQTVSSVISEKSYPVNSDSQKPDEIKQSELKSETLLTTMLREKLYSKEMDIEQLQADLAAAVRGNDILKCEVQNALDTLSCAKHKLKDLELQTIKKDENINQLQNDLQECMKELTVVKGILPKVSQERDFMWEEVKNYNEKNMLLNSEINMLKKKVETLDEDILMKEGQITILKDSIGKPFDLLASPDSTREFLLE